One Amycolatopsis sp. NBC_00355 genomic window carries:
- a CDS encoding MarR family winged helix-turn-helix transcriptional regulator: MTDEELLQASTDLRVALGRLVRRLRQGYVVGELTLPERSVLSRLDREGPATPGCLADLERVKPQAMGVTLAGLVERGLVVRRKDDSDGRKVLMSVTDAGVQLLTDRRSVTTERMATALAERFTPAEQRKLIAAIPLVERLADAL; the protein is encoded by the coding sequence GTGACGGACGAGGAGCTGCTCCAGGCGAGCACCGACCTGCGCGTCGCCCTGGGCCGGCTGGTCCGGCGGCTGCGCCAGGGGTACGTCGTCGGCGAACTGACCCTGCCCGAACGTTCGGTGCTCTCGCGGCTCGACCGGGAAGGCCCGGCCACGCCGGGGTGCCTCGCCGACCTCGAACGGGTCAAGCCGCAGGCCATGGGCGTGACGCTCGCCGGGCTGGTCGAGCGCGGGCTCGTCGTGCGCCGCAAGGACGACAGCGACGGCCGCAAGGTCCTCATGTCGGTGACCGACGCCGGCGTCCAGCTGCTCACCGACCGGCGGTCGGTGACCACCGAGCGGATGGCCACCGCGCTGGCCGAGCGGTTCACCCCGGCCGAGCAGCGCAAGCTGATCGCGGCGATCCCGCTGGTCGAGCGGCTGGCGGACGCCCTGTGA